In Amia ocellicauda isolate fAmiCal2 chromosome 7, fAmiCal2.hap1, whole genome shotgun sequence, one genomic interval encodes:
- the trappc5 gene encoding trafficking protein particle complex subunit 5 — protein MDTRFTRGKSAILERSLTRPKTEVSVSAFALLFSEMVQYCQGRVYSVSELQGRLAELGQHVGARVLDVLVLREKNGKRETKVLNILLFIKVSVWKALFGKEADKLEQANDDDKTYYIIEKEPLLNAFISVPKENSTLNCASFTAGVVEAVLAHSGFPAKVTAHWHKGTTLMIKFDEAVIARDKALDGR, from the exons ATGGACACGCGGTTCACACGGGGCAAGTCGGCCATCCTGGAGCGCTCTCTGACGCGGCCCAAGACGGAGGTGAGCGTCAGTGCCTTCGCTCTGCTCTTCTCGGAGATGGTGCAGTACTGCCAGGGCCGTGTGTACTCGGTCAGCGAACTGCAGGGCCGCCTGGCCGAGCTGGGGCAGCATGTGGGCGCGCGGGTGCTGGACGTGCTGGTGCTGCGCGAGAAGAACGGCAAGAGGGAGACCAAGGTGCTCAACATCCTGCTGTTCATCAAG GTGTCAGTgtggaaggcgctgttcgggaaGGAGGCGGACAAGCTGGAGCAGGCCAACGATGACGACAAGACGTACTACATCATTGAGAAGGAGCCGCTCCTGAACGCCTTCATCTCCGTGCCCAAGGAGAACAGCACGCTCAACTGCGCCTCCTTCACCGCCGGTGTGGTGGAGGCCGTCCTGGCGCACAGCGGCTTCCCTGCCAAGGTCACGGCGCACTGGCACAAGGGCACCACGCTCATGATCAAGTTCGACGAGGCCGTCATCGCCCGGGACAAGGCACTGGATGGCAGATAG